CCATGTCTCGGGGTTTTGCCTCGGAGCTGGATGCCGTGGAGGTGAGGAGGAGCACCAGAGAAGACGCAGCAGGGTGTGGCGACGCCCTCCGCCAACGAGACGGCCTTACTGGAGACTTGTCCCGCCTCTCAGTGCGGCCAATGGACATCGACCGTGCCCACTTGAGGCGAAGCGGTCGGCCGTCCAAGTCAGTGGATGTAACAGACAGCGCAGGACACTGGCACCAAGCCAGCAAGCCGGTATTAAAGGCCTCACTAAGCCTCCGCAAAGAGCCATTGTTCGTCGACACGGAGGAAGACATGAAGGATGAAATCATCCGACCTAGCCCCTCGCTTTACCCTGTGGCGGCTCCGCCCTCTTACAGCCCAGTGGCTGACTTCTTTCCTATTCAGTCGCCCCCGTCCGAGCCATACTCCTACCACTTGTCCTCCCTGGATGAGGTGGACTTGTACACGGAGAGGGGCTTGGGCGGCCACCAGACGCCCTCTAGACCGCCGAGTCGTGAGCCTCGAGAATCGCGGGACAGTTGGGTCCTGAAGGGGCACATGATGAAGTGCCAGGGCTGCGGCATGGCCTGCCCGTCGCTCTCCTCTTGCCAGAGGTGCGACATGATCTTGTGTTCGTCCTGCCACGCGGTGGAACCGTCGCCTTGTTGCGGCTTCCAGGATTACTCTAAAACTTCCCGCCCTCTGGATGGCTACATGCCCATCAAGGAGAAGTTGTCCGTCTACTCCAACGCCCACTCGCACACTCACCCTCACCCTCACCCGCTTCCCCACGCTCAGTCCCACTCGCTGCTGCTGGACAAGGCTGTGATGAGCGCCAAGCTGTTTCCTAATAAACCGGTGGTTTCGGGATCCAGTCCGGTGGTCGGCTCCATCACCAGTGGCAGCATCAGCGGCGGAGTTGAGCGGCTGAGTGTGGGCGGCTCCCGCTGTGGCTTTTGCAACAAACCAGGAGCTTCTCACACGTGCGTGAACTGCTCCAAGGTGTCGTGCGACATGTGCATGAGCCTTTACGGCAGTGACGTGTGCACCCGCAAAAATCCTCATCATAACTTTGTGCCCAATCATCAACTCAATTTCAAATCCAGCACCATATCCCACCTCGTATATCGATAGACCAGGAGCAAATGCTGCGCTACATTCGTGCACTACACTTGCTCTTGCTTTTCTCACCCttgcttttttttccttttgtatttatttatttaacttttccTGCTGCTTTTCTCAGTTTGGCAATTATTTGTTTCTCGTCATGTGACGTTGCTGTGCATTTCCTGTTCCTCAGTAGCTCTACTTTATTAAGGACAAAAAAGGTGTTTGAAATCCATTCAGTATCAATGTTTGTTAACTTTAAAATAACCATGCAGCGTGAACTGTGAAAGTTTAGCAGAGACTTCAGCCTAGAACTGAATCGAGTAAGTCGGAACTTCTCAAACTTGAacatgataaaaataaaaaaaaagttacactgGACGTAAATAGTATATATTTTGAATTGTGAAGCTATAGATCTATGTAAGACTTTTCCAGTTGAATGGGGTTTCAGTTGTGAATTTGCATCAGAACTTCTAGTTGCTGTTCAGTCACTATATTGAGTCCTCTGACAGGAAATGCCTTGTGGGTTTACCCCTAAGAAGTCAGCCAACGCTGTTCAAAAATGCTGCTGTTGAAAGTAAAGCCAGGAGGGGGCACTCCTGGCCTCAACATGTTTTGCAAGTACCACGAATCTCTCCTTGGAAAGTTCATGCACATACTGTACGATTATGTCTGTgtagatttttttccccctttgccCAGGTTTCCTTTACATTATTGTAACCTGTTAAGATTTTAATGAATTGAAATGgacaataatttaatattttgctATGCTGACTGTCGTTGGAAACAGTTTAAAGTTTGttatttttgctaattcatTGTACATGAAATTAATGATGGTGTGTACACATAACATGACAAACAGTATTAATTCTGGGTGAATGTCACAAAGGATTGTATGGGTCATATTTCACCTCAATCCAAATTAATATTATATGATGCTTTGAGAAAATAAGATTGTCATTAcgaaatataaatattgaaaATCATCCTTTATGGCCCAGAATGCtttattatttcattaaaatcAGCATTAACTAAGTTCTGTGCAACAAAtactactgtttttttttattatttacaaatgTTATCACATTAAAGTTATGTGAAATATTGTATTTTACGGGGAATTGTTCTTAATTAAGAAAATAACGGCACAAAGAAATCGACTTTATTTTCTTCACGCAGAATATTattttgtgcagtgtttttCCCGATGTTTTGTTATTATTCTGGAGTAAAATATGACTTGGACATGTTTTTGTGGAATTCACCCTATTAAGAAATTTCTAGGCgtcatatgtgaccctggagcacaaaaccagtcctgcgtctcacgggtatatttgtggtgatagccaacaatacatatatgggtcaaaatgatcaatttttcttttatgcaaaAGTCATTAGGTTATTAAGTAAAAATATTTGTTccattaagatattttgtaaatgtcctactgtaaatatatcaaaactgtattattatttgtaatatgcattgctaaggacttcatttggacattttgacccctcagactggttttgtggtccaggttcACATATTAGCACTATTTTAGAAAGTTGGCCTGATTTTTATTATCCCGTGAAGATAAcactaatattatatatatatatatatatatatatatatatatatatatatatatatatatatatatatatatataatttaatttaattttttttctgcagCTTCCACTGTTGTTTTGGTTTAATTTTGTGTGCCTGTACCAACAGAACAAAGTCAGTATATTATTCTGGATGCATCTTTAATTTCAGAGACCTTTCAGCCTGCTCTCTTCGCTGCCTTGGGTACCCTGAAAGCTGCACATAATGCAGGACTTGATGCTTAATGTCTGTACGCACTACGCAGCATAAAGCgagggccaaaaaaaaaaaaaaaaaaaacgtgtcaGGGAAACAGAAACTAGCACAAGACATGAAGATGGCATGTCCTGACAAAGTAACTTAGGTCTGTGTTTTCGACTCTGTTGAATGAAACTGCTGCCTCCTGCAAATTCTGCAGTGGTTTCCAGTACAATACAGCAGCCAAGACTGTCGTGATTGGATTTTACACTCAAATGACAGCATGATAAACCAGTAAAACTGCAATGTGCCAAACGCCCACAGGCTGTGAAGGTAGAACCGGACCTTACTGCTTATCTGCACGGTAACTGAGCCATTTGAAAGTGTTTTAATCGTGGGTATTAATAGATGACGCTTTTTCTCACACACAAGTCAATTCCCATCTTAACCTGTGTTTGCGTGGTGATTTCACTGGAGATGAACTGATGGTGATAAGTGAATTgaccctgacacacacacacacacacatacacacactcctCTGCTCCTTGTTGTCCAGCTGTTCATGAAGCATTATTCAGACATCTGCAGATGCCAGATCTCTCTGGCAAACAGGTTTCATCTTCAACGGAGGTGTGGTGTGGCGGGTCAGGGGTGAGGAGTTAGCCAAAATGTTTGTCAGTAAAAGTATAATcctataattatataaattaattaaagcgatgattttataaaataatttaaaaaataaagttctaCCAAAAAGCACTGCCTTTGGTGTTTGAGTTTTGGATAAAACATGAGCTTGAACTCAGGATTTTCagtaaataagtggtttaaacACAACTGTTTGCAAAAACAGCACTGAAGCATGTTACACTGCGTTGCTCAACTTGTCCGAGGGGCTGTTTAGGCTGTCATTTTTTAAAAGCAAATTAAAATGAAACCAAGAGTAATGAAACAAAGGCATTCATATTCaaatctaaacacaatatacacatttttagCTGAGTGTGTCTTAAACGTATTACAGAATTAATATTCCTCATATACTGGAGATGGGACATTCGGCTCTGAATGTCATTCTGAAAAATGGAAGGAAATCTTTTATCAAGGCATTTCATTTTCAGCTTATGGTGCTGATCATGTAATTAGAATAgcatcaaaaaatgtatttatttagctaATTACGTTAAAAAAGGGAAATTTGTATagtatattcattcattatacACAGATTGatatttttcaaatgtttatttcatttaatttgtatGATTATTACTGACAACTAAGAAAAAtcacaaattcagtatctcagaaaattagaatattacttaagaccaatacaaagaaagggtTTTTAGAAATTTTGACCAACTGagaagtatgagcatgtacagcactcaatccTTAGCTGCGGCTCCTTTAGCCTGAATAACTGCAGCactgcggcgtggcatggactcgatcagtctgtggctccgctcaggtgttatgagagctcAGGTTGCACAAACTAAACTTTACGGGCCAATGTTGTGTGTTTACACACTGTTTTTGAACCTTAAACTTAAGTTCATAAcctaacaaaacacaaaaatgagCAAGACATAATTGTTTAACAGTAATAATTGATATATATTCTGAAACTAGATTTAACTGAACACCTACACATTAGCATTCATTCAAAAGGGGAAAGTTAGGAATCACTTTGTACTAAATATGGTCTATGTTGCATAAACTGCAGTAAATATAAGTAGTAGAGAGGGTCATTCTAGTTTAGTAAAGTAGTTTTACAAAAGAAAAtcaggtaacactttagaaatAATGGTCCGTTATTAATAGATAGGACTAATAACTAGCAgtacattaacacttcagctactactgctaactaatatagaaacaagctgaactaatcagtaagtaaCATCGAATTTAGAAGATAGTTCCTTATTaagtaatcaataattactgactgagattaccctcattaataactattaactaactgaccaattataacattattgtgtgtctgagatgtaattaatcatattctttactctgaataaattcataaaatgcatcacttaTTACTTAAGTGATTATGCAGGAGCTATAGTGATCTGGACCTGAAGAGTTATTGGGTACTtgagtaattagtgatgcattttattactttattcagaGTAACAAAGGACAATTTTTAAGAACTACTAGTGATCTAACaatgttttccactttaaaataatgctcCAGATCACTAGTAGCTCCTGCATAATGATTAGATAACGCTtaagtaattagtgatgcattgTATAACCACATTGACAGTAAAAAAGACCTCATGTATCTCAGATTGTTAATGTTGTGATTAGTAATTAATTAGTAATTCTTTATAATTTTACCTTGTTACCTATTAGTTATTAGTGACGCCAGCTTCATCAGTAACTATGAATTACATAATAAGGAACTATCTCCTAAATTCAGTGTTACTGATTAGTTAAGCTTGTTTCTCTATTAGTAGCTGAAGTGATAATGTAGTGCTACtcattagtcctgcattacttcctgcatatttatacattaataattattctattattctaaagtgttatcAAAAATCATTGAAATCGAAATCAGTTCACCTCCCAAATCGTTCCTTCATCGCTCCATGTTACCGTAAgagtaaaaaacataaaattagcTTGTTTGTATGTAAATTTGGGAATAGAGTGGGGCTGGTATAACTTTGTAGACCAACAAAGGTTCGCCTCACGCTGGTTCCCTCAACAAAAGCCCAATAGGAGAATCTCTGGGGCTTTTGGATTCTGGCTaaaaacaagctctgtgatCTGTGAGTTTATGATACTTACACGTTTTGTCTTTCAA
This region of Pseudorasbora parva isolate DD20220531a chromosome 6, ASM2467924v1, whole genome shotgun sequence genomic DNA includes:
- the spata2 gene encoding spermatogenesis-associated protein 2; this encodes MDAKLREDLFRRYVASLENRLEEGTGEGGGDKQGAKTEEALISTATALLGSYQPDPGQRFRMVRFYDIAENSLRTQRGANLRTLETAFATLETICTNLLLFPWKKEFRCIKTFTGPYVYQLQSVICDADLRSLLRSMGYSRDQELQYHVRDHPGGASHLRQLSFELLLAQAECRLLSEVVSMSRGFASELDAVEVRRSTREDAAGCGDALRQRDGLTGDLSRLSVRPMDIDRAHLRRSGRPSKSVDVTDSAGHWHQASKPVLKASLSLRKEPLFVDTEEDMKDEIIRPSPSLYPVAAPPSYSPVADFFPIQSPPSEPYSYHLSSLDEVDLYTERGLGGHQTPSRPPSREPRESRDSWVLKGHMMKCQGCGMACPSLSSCQRCDMILCSSCHAVEPSPCCGFQDYSKTSRPLDGYMPIKEKLSVYSNAHSHTHPHPHPLPHAQSHSLLLDKAVMSAKLFPNKPVVSGSSPVVGSITSGSISGGVERLSVGGSRCGFCNKPGASHTCVNCSKVSCDMCMSLYGSDVCTRKNPHHNFVPNHQLNFKSSTISHLVYR